The genomic interval ATTGGGTGGTAAGGAAGGCTGGATTGTTGATGGGAGGTTTGGAATCGATAAATAGGTCCAAATCGCCGCCCAACTTGCGGTCATCCACCCGCGAGCCGAAGAGCCAGACACGGGCTTCCGGGCCGAAGCTTTCCGCCGCACTTTGGCGGATTTGGGCGATTTGCTCGGGGCTGAGGCGCATGGTTAGTCCACCTATCTCGAACCTGGCGGTTTTGGGGAGTGCGGGCATCCGTTCGCGACGCCAGCCGGCGAGGTCCAAAACAGGATGTCTTGGCTCAGGTGTAGCTCCGGCTCGTCGAATATCCAACAGCCGCCTGGACCGCCTTCGCCCAGATCGAAAGGCGTCCCTACCTTGTTGCCAAGCACCGAACTGGCCCGCGCATTAGCCGGCGCGGGGCGGGGACGGGTAACCAGTTGACCGGCGATGATCTCGCCCACGACATTGTCGGGCAGGCTGAGAAGGTCTTCGTAGCGCGCGAGGCGCTCAGCGGTGGTCATGCCGCGCCTCTTCCGGCATCAAGACCTGATGCGGCAAGATCGTCCACTTCCCGGCGCAGAGCGGCGATCTCCGCCCGCAGGGCGTCATACTCGGCCATTTTGCGCTGGAGGAATCGGACGGTGACGATGGCCTTGTGTTCCATGCCCTTGGGGGTGAGGAGGTAGGCGTAGGCGCTTTTGTCGCGATTGCGCCGGAAGTTCCCAGCCTTGATCAGGCCCTTGCTGATGAGGGCCTTGATGCAAAAGTTGGTTTTCCCCACGCTCACACCCATGGCGGCGGCCAGTTCGCGCTGGGTGTATCCCGGATGTTCCGCGATGAGTTTGAGCAACTGGTAGCGCGTTGCATTATCAAGTTTCATTGTGTGCTCACACGATGAACATGGGCACGAGCATAGGGTGTCTGTTGCTGGAGTGTCAAGTTGCGGAGCTCTGGCGTTTATTACCCCAAGGGCAACATGCCGGATCTCCCGCATCAGATTCAAGCCGCCCTGTTCTCGCAGGGAGAATTCCAGTTCCAGGAAATCCCCTTTGGTTAATTCCCCCACGAGCCCCGACACCCGCAAGCCTCCTTCTCTGATGCTCCAGATTCTCCCGGCGTGCCAGTCTTCCTCCCGCAGGCCCCGCGCCCGGATTTCCAGCCTTTTCGACTGGCTCGGCCGCACGCGATAGTGCTCCCGGCCGCGGCCAAATGGGGAGGCAGGTAATGCGTGCTGGAGTACAACCGGTACCGAAGCAGTGCTGGAACGGGTGCGCGATACAAGCTGGTATCTTCGCCAGAAACCAGATTGGAGAGCATAGGGATCCCTCTTGGCAGTTATTTCGTTGGTCAGAAGTATGCGGGGTTTGTGGATAAGTCGGCGCCCGGCTACACTCTCCGGCATGGACGTTCAAGAAACCATCGACAGCCTGCGTAGGGTACTGGAGAGTGTCATCGCTCCCGGTGTGGAGTCCTTGCGGCTGCGGCTCGATGCGCTGGAAAGGGATCTCCAGGAGAATGGGCAGGGCATCGACCGTCTGGATGCCCGGATCGATCGCCTCACCGGAAGAATGGAGGAGGGTTTCTCACGGCTCGACGTCCGTATCGACACCTTGGGCACCAGTATCCATGCCCGCGTGGACCACCTCACTCGACCAGCGCGTGGTGGCGCGTCTGAAAATGCTCGAATCGATGCAAGCGCACTTGGAGATGATGCACTTTACTCCCGGTCAGCGCGTCAGCTTGGGCCAATGACGGTTTGGTTTGAACGGTTACAGTCAAGTGGTCGCTGAGTCATCGTTGGACTTGCGACTGGAGCGAAGCAGCACCACGAGTATTCCAACGAAGAGCCCGCCAAAGAGTGCCAGAATCAATACCACCAGCTTCTTGGGTGAAACGGCTACCGGATCGTAACTGGGTTGTCGGACCACCTCAGGAGGGCGGGTGTTTGCCGGGGATAGTTGATTCTCTGCATTGGCAATCTGCTGGAGCAGGGAGGACGCCTCGGAAAACCGCATGGACTGCTCCAGGAGTAAAAGTGCGCTCGGCTCTCGGTGTTTGGTGTGCCGGGTATCCGATGGGCTGCTGGTTTCCAGGGCTCGATATTGTCGTTGCAGCTCTTTCAGCTGAGTCTGATGGAATTTGAGGGTCTGCGCGTAACGATCCTGCTCACGGCTCAGCAGACTCTGCACGATGCTATGCAGGTAGCTTTGGGCCTCCTCCGGGCTTCGTCCGTAACTCTCTAGTTCCAGGAGATTTGCATCGCTTTTCTCCACGCTTGCGCTGTGGATCCTGGGTAACTGCTTCTTTGCTTCTATGGTATTGACTGGACGATAGTTATTATAAACCTTCTGCGCCAGCAAGCTGGTATTCGCCAGGGGCTGTCCGGCCACCATGCCCACCTGCACAATGGCCTTACTTTGGTAGATCGTAGTGCTCGTAGCCAGGTAGAGCCCCGCCAGAGCGAGAAAAACCACACTGCTGCCCACGACAAGCCACTTGCCTCGCCACAGACGTTCCCAGAGCTCCCATAAACTGATTTCGTCCTCGGGCGGCGGGCTCGCGATGATCTGAATGGCCGGCGGTGTCGTAATCGGTTGCTCACCCACATTGGCCTCCTGGTTGCGATGGAGGATGAAGGAACGAAGACTAGCGATTAGTTGATCGAAATGCAAACAGTTGATGCAGATGTCGTAGTCTTCTTAATAAGCAATAACTGCGAAGGGTTTGCATGGGTTTTCTCCTGCCAGAAAAGGATAATATTGACTCTCAGGGTTTTCTCGGTCTAGGCAACGAATCATTCGGTTACGTCAGCATAATTTATATTGGAGACATCAATAGGCGCCATCTCGGCGCAAGACCAC from Acidithiobacillus caldus ATCC 51756 carries:
- a CDS encoding MarR family EPS-associated transcriptional regulator; amino-acid sequence: MKLDNATRYQLLKLIAEHPGYTQRELAAAMGVSVGKTNFCIKALISKGLIKAGNFRRNRDKSAYAYLLTPKGMEHKAIVTVRFLQRKMAEYDALRAEIAALRREVDDLAASGLDAGRGAA
- a CDS encoding Wzz/FepE/Etk N-terminal domain-containing protein, translated to MGEQPITTPPAIQIIASPPPEDEISLWELWERLWRGKWLVVGSSVVFLALAGLYLATSTTIYQSKAIVQVGMVAGQPLANTSLLAQKVYNNYRPVNTIEAKKQLPRIHSASVEKSDANLLELESYGRSPEEAQSYLHSIVQSLLSREQDRYAQTLKFHQTQLKELQRQYRALETSSPSDTRHTKHREPSALLLLEQSMRFSEASSLLQQIANAENQLSPANTRPPEVVRQPSYDPVAVSPKKLVVLILALFGGLFVGILVVLLRSSRKSNDDSATT